The following proteins are co-located in the Calditrichota bacterium genome:
- a CDS encoding tetratricopeptide repeat protein — protein MNNSKTLIRSSIVSLLIVALGLFLLCVSRAPRIETNDSVVGKSDAGNGSAADEQTLMALLNEADGEISQSTSATELSAASGQPNSDQTNSDNELGSLLSEANDAFANDPSSQSNDGTDELMKLLQDDNAGQNQPLQTAATTDNSQDVAANQPQDDLNQLLGASDGQNQQNDTSLAAINDEIHHLENVLNEKTSLKQQLQQQIQQYDQKIAKLEARLTSPASENNYYAGEQSTTDQGYSETSASSSNITLNSNRPIDDYEISYKDALQLFNEHRYQNAIDQFYALLQINPNHKLADNCQYWIGECYYAQGKYYQAIAEFNKVAAFDAADKKDDAQLMLGLCFLKVGDTDVAQTELNWLIGAFANSEYVNKAYRYLKQL, from the coding sequence ATGAACAACAGCAAAACGCTTATCCGCTCCTCCATTGTCTCATTGCTCATCGTGGCGCTGGGTCTGTTTTTGTTGTGTGTGAGCCGAGCTCCGCGCATTGAAACCAATGACTCAGTTGTGGGAAAAAGTGATGCCGGGAATGGATCTGCTGCTGACGAGCAAACGCTTATGGCTCTTTTGAATGAAGCTGACGGAGAAATTTCGCAATCAACATCAGCGACCGAGCTTTCCGCCGCCAGCGGACAACCAAATTCGGACCAAACCAATAGCGACAACGAACTCGGTTCCTTGCTGTCCGAAGCAAACGACGCCTTCGCCAATGATCCGTCGTCTCAAAGCAACGATGGGACGGATGAACTCATGAAATTGCTGCAAGACGACAACGCGGGACAAAACCAGCCCCTGCAAACAGCAGCAACGACGGACAATAGCCAGGATGTTGCCGCTAATCAACCGCAGGATGACTTAAATCAACTTCTTGGCGCATCCGACGGGCAAAATCAGCAAAACGACACGTCTTTGGCCGCCATCAACGACGAGATTCATCATCTGGAAAATGTGCTCAATGAAAAGACGTCCCTGAAACAGCAATTGCAGCAGCAAATTCAACAATACGATCAAAAGATTGCAAAATTGGAGGCGCGTTTAACTTCCCCGGCGTCCGAGAACAATTATTACGCCGGCGAACAATCAACTACAGACCAGGGCTACAGCGAAACCAGCGCCAGTTCGTCAAACATTACGCTCAATTCCAATCGGCCTATTGATGATTATGAAATTTCCTACAAAGACGCGCTGCAATTATTTAACGAGCATCGCTATCAAAACGCGATCGATCAATTTTACGCGTTATTGCAGATTAATCCCAACCACAAACTAGCGGATAATTGTCAATATTGGATTGGCGAATGCTACTATGCCCAGGGAAAATACTATCAGGCGATCGCCGAATTCAACAAAGTCGCAGCTTTCGACGCCGCCGACAAAAAAGACGACGCGCAACTGATGTTGGGATTATGCTTTTTGAAAGTCGGCGATACAGACGTCGCCCAAACGGAATTGAATTGGCTCATCGGCGCTTTTGCCAACAGTGAATATGTGAACAAAGCCTATCGCTATCTCAAACAATTATAA
- a CDS encoding DNA polymerase III subunit alpha — protein MAEFIHLHNHTSYSLLDGACRISDIIETCKAFNMDAFAITDHGNMFGAINFYMELKKADLKPIIGAEVYIAPGSRLDKTKSDKQKDTSYHLVLLAKNFEGYQNLMELVSIGFLEGFYYKPRIDKDTLRKHSSGLIAMSACMSGEIARKIRNNDMQAAERAALEYREIFGDDFYLELQRHGIEEEEAVVQGMAELSKKLGIPMVATNDIHYLKQEHSRAHEILLCIQTGKTLKDANRMRFNTDQVYFKSQDEMIKLFSDFPEAIENTTKIADKCNLELDLDQIHLPRFDLPEGFQHLSLDEYLHQIAEQGLKKRYTEITPELKQRLEKELDIIKEMGYAGYFLIVKDFIDHARKEGIPVGPGRGSAAGSLVSYCLGVTNIEPMQYDLLFERFLNPDRVSMPDIDIDFCFERREEIIRYVKNKYGEDNVTQIITFGTMAARGVIRDVARVLEINLAEADKIAKLVPQELKMTLTKALAQVPELREIANKGGIYKELIDNSLVLEGLHRHASIHAAGVVITPGKLTRYTPLYKSPQKKDITTQYDGKTLEKIGILKMDFLGLRTLTVIDDTLKQLKARGKVIDPDQIPLDDPKTLEIFSKGETVGVFQFESSGMRNSLIQLQPQNIGDLIAMNALYRPGPMRNIPDFIDRRHGRTPITYAHPKLEPILKETYGIIVYQEQVMRVASELAGFSMSKADELRRAMSKKIKSVMEKLKVEFIEGARENRLSEADAIEIYDLIEKFAEYGFNKSHAAGYSVVAFQTAYLKAHYPAEFMAANLTSEMTDSDRIVILIEECKRMGLEILPPDVNFSDLKFKVENGKIRFGLLAIKNVGKNAILSIIQAREKEGSFKTLFDLCQHVDLRLVNKKVLESLIQAGAMDSLEGHRAQQFEAIDTAVHFGQRMASQRANGQTSIFSTAPETQHLDTPPLPETEKWTERDKLNYEKDVLGFYFSGHPLSQYAFVLKLFSCDSLKSLLTKKNNDPVRVGAMVTHIKTHIDKKKRIMAFITVEDLTQAGEVVVFADAYQKYKEHLQEDKLIFITGKASSQEGQKSPKLICDQVIPFDQVWNQLGEKLHIRIDAGNMSREKIFNIKNLLTQSKGQVPVYINVRTPKNGSYVLRSRKIFTHLTPDLANKLAEQVGKDNVWVEG, from the coding sequence ATGGCAGAATTTATCCATTTGCACAATCACACCAGTTACAGTTTATTAGACGGGGCCTGCCGCATCAGCGATATCATTGAGACGTGCAAAGCGTTCAACATGGACGCTTTTGCCATTACCGATCACGGCAACATGTTCGGTGCGATTAATTTTTACATGGAATTAAAAAAAGCCGATTTGAAACCCATCATCGGCGCGGAAGTTTACATTGCGCCAGGAAGTCGACTTGACAAAACAAAATCGGACAAGCAAAAAGATACCTCCTATCATCTGGTATTACTCGCTAAAAATTTTGAAGGATATCAAAATCTGATGGAATTGGTTTCCATTGGATTTCTCGAAGGATTTTACTACAAACCCCGAATAGACAAAGACACGCTTCGCAAACATTCTTCGGGCTTAATCGCCATGTCGGCGTGCATGTCCGGTGAAATTGCCCGCAAAATCAGAAACAACGACATGCAAGCCGCCGAACGCGCCGCGTTGGAATATCGGGAAATATTTGGCGATGATTTTTATTTAGAACTTCAACGGCACGGGATTGAAGAAGAAGAGGCGGTCGTTCAGGGAATGGCAGAACTTAGCAAAAAACTCGGAATCCCAATGGTGGCGACTAATGACATTCATTACTTGAAGCAGGAACATAGCCGCGCCCATGAAATCTTGCTCTGCATTCAAACCGGCAAAACACTCAAAGACGCCAATCGAATGCGATTTAACACCGACCAGGTCTATTTCAAATCGCAGGACGAAATGATTAAGTTGTTTTCCGATTTTCCTGAAGCTATTGAAAATACGACAAAAATCGCCGACAAATGCAATCTCGAACTTGATCTTGACCAAATTCATCTTCCCAGATTTGATCTTCCCGAGGGTTTTCAGCATCTTTCCCTGGATGAATATTTGCACCAAATCGCCGAACAAGGGCTGAAAAAACGATATACGGAAATCACGCCGGAATTGAAGCAACGGCTGGAAAAAGAGCTTGACATCATTAAAGAAATGGGCTATGCCGGCTATTTTCTGATTGTGAAAGATTTTATCGACCACGCTCGCAAAGAAGGAATCCCGGTGGGCCCCGGCCGCGGATCTGCGGCAGGAAGCCTGGTATCCTACTGCCTGGGCGTCACCAATATCGAGCCCATGCAATACGACCTGCTTTTTGAACGTTTTCTCAACCCGGATCGCGTGAGCATGCCGGACATCGACATTGACTTTTGTTTTGAACGACGCGAAGAAATCATCCGCTACGTTAAAAACAAATACGGCGAAGACAACGTCACCCAGATCATCACTTTCGGTACCATGGCCGCACGCGGCGTCATTCGCGACGTCGCCAGAGTATTGGAGATCAATTTAGCGGAAGCGGACAAAATTGCCAAACTGGTTCCGCAGGAGCTAAAAATGACGCTCACGAAAGCGCTGGCCCAGGTGCCGGAATTGCGCGAAATTGCCAACAAAGGCGGCATTTACAAAGAGCTCATTGATAATTCGCTGGTTTTGGAAGGATTGCATCGCCATGCGTCCATTCATGCCGCAGGCGTCGTTATTACGCCGGGAAAATTGACCCGGTACACCCCCCTCTACAAATCGCCACAAAAAAAAGATATCACTACCCAATACGACGGCAAGACGTTGGAAAAAATCGGCATTTTGAAAATGGACTTTCTCGGGCTGCGCACGCTAACCGTCATTGACGATACGTTGAAACAACTGAAAGCGCGCGGGAAAGTCATCGATCCCGATCAAATTCCTTTGGATGATCCCAAAACGCTGGAAATTTTCAGCAAAGGCGAAACTGTTGGCGTGTTCCAATTTGAAAGTTCCGGTATGCGCAACTCGCTCATTCAGTTGCAGCCGCAAAATATCGGCGATTTAATCGCCATGAACGCTCTTTATCGTCCGGGGCCGATGCGAAATATTCCTGATTTTATCGATCGCCGCCACGGCAGAACGCCGATAACTTACGCTCATCCGAAACTGGAGCCAATTTTAAAAGAAACTTACGGCATTATTGTCTATCAGGAACAGGTCATGCGCGTCGCCAGCGAGTTGGCAGGCTTCAGCATGTCAAAAGCGGACGAGTTGCGGCGGGCGATGAGCAAAAAGATCAAATCAGTCATGGAGAAGCTCAAAGTTGAATTTATCGAGGGCGCCAGGGAAAACCGCCTTTCCGAAGCCGATGCCATTGAAATTTATGATTTGATTGAAAAGTTTGCAGAATACGGATTCAACAAATCCCACGCCGCCGGCTACTCCGTCGTCGCTTTCCAGACTGCCTATTTGAAAGCGCATTATCCGGCCGAATTCATGGCGGCTAATTTAACCAGCGAAATGACCGACTCAGACCGCATCGTGATCCTCATTGAAGAATGCAAGCGCATGGGACTGGAAATTTTACCGCCGGACGTCAATTTCAGCGATTTGAAATTCAAAGTCGAAAATGGGAAAATTCGTTTCGGCCTGCTCGCCATCAAAAATGTCGGCAAAAATGCTATTTTATCCATCATTCAAGCCAGAGAAAAAGAAGGTTCCTTTAAAACGCTTTTTGACTTGTGCCAACACGTGGACCTGCGGTTAGTGAATAAAAAAGTTCTGGAAAGTTTGATCCAGGCTGGCGCCATGGATTCACTCGAAGGACACCGCGCACAGCAATTTGAAGCCATCGATACGGCAGTTCACTTCGGCCAACGAATGGCGTCCCAGCGCGCCAATGGGCAGACGAGTATTTTTAGCACTGCGCCCGAGACGCAACATTTGGACACTCCCCCGCTTCCGGAAACTGAAAAATGGACGGAACGGGACAAATTAAATTATGAAAAAGACGTCCTGGGATTTTATTTTTCCGGCCATCCGCTGTCGCAATACGCATTTGTGCTCAAACTTTTTTCCTGTGACTCTCTGAAATCACTTCTGACTAAAAAGAATAACGATCCGGTGCGCGTAGGCGCCATGGTCACCCACATCAAAACGCATATCGACAAGAAAAAACGCATTATGGCATTTATCACCGTCGAAGATTTGACACAAGCCGGCGAAGTTGTCGTGTTTGCCGACGCCTATCAGAAGTACAAAGAACACCTTCAGGAAGACAAACTGATTTTTATCACCGGGAAAGCATCCTCTCAAGAAGGCCAAAAGTCGCCGAAACTCATTTGCGATCAAGTGATACCATTCGATCAGGTCTGGAATCAGTTGGGCGAAAAACTGCACATTCGAATCGACGCGGGAAACATGTCCCGGGAAAAAATTTTCAACATCAAAAATTTACTGACGCAATCCAAAGGACAAGTTCCGGTGTACATCAATGTCCGTACGCCGAAAAACGGTTCCTATGTTTTACGTTCGCGAAAAATTTTTACTCACTTGACACCCGATCTTGCCAATAAATTGGCGGAACAAGTCGGGAAAGATAACGTTTGGGTCGAGGGATGA
- a CDS encoding DUF5362 domain-containing protein: MEEKEVVQQMSSPLYDAKGWLKLIGIVSIIYGVLMIFTIVGIVVCWLPIWMGVLLYGAASKIDAARSTGDSTAFLETMSKLKTYFIINGVLILIVIVGIVFAFVATGGAILSGISSLNY; this comes from the coding sequence ATGGAAGAAAAAGAAGTGGTGCAGCAAATGAGTTCTCCGCTCTACGACGCCAAAGGCTGGCTGAAATTGATCGGCATTGTTTCGATTATTTACGGCGTGCTGATGATTTTCACAATTGTGGGCATTGTCGTCTGCTGGCTGCCGATTTGGATGGGCGTTCTTCTCTACGGTGCGGCTTCCAAAATCGACGCTGCGCGTTCAACCGGAGACTCGACGGCGTTTCTGGAAACGATGTCCAAACTAAAAACGTATTTTATCATCAACGGAGTATTGATTCTCATCGTAATTGTTGGCATTGTCTTCGCATTTGTCGCTACCGGCGGGGCGATTCTCAGCGGGATCAGTTCCTTGAATTATTAA